The genomic region AACTGTACATGTGTTGAGTGTGGGCTTTCATTTGGACCCAAAAGTGAACACACAACTCGGATGAAATTTGATTATTaggtacattttaaatgtaataaaatataatataatataatattaaaaaatgggTTGAACAGCGAATGGCAGGCAGGTAAGTGGCTGTGGCAGGAGTTGAAGTGGACCAGGTGGCTGGATCTCCATGGTGACATGGACTGAGGAGACTTATAGGCACAggagaaaaagcaaaaacactggGGAGTAATACAATACTGAGCAGCTGAACGCGCGACCACAACTGAGCTGGCTGAACAATCTGGCGACGAGTGCAGGAAGAGCCGAGGTCTTTGTAGTGCCAGGTGATTGGAGATGATTGGACCCAGGTGTGGAGATTAATCAGGCCAGGTGAGGAGCAGCCACACActcagaggggggaggggagaaatggagaaacaaaaaaccctGGAGTCACTTTGCTGTGACATACTGGAAGAGGTGAAACAATCACTCCattaatcgatcactaaattaatcgtcaacaaTTTTGATTactcggtttgaagcttttttcattattaagacaggatttctgattgtttcagcttcttaaatgcaaatatattcttcatttctttgctccttgtatcaaagaaatcattcaaagtgaatcattttggttggtGGACAATACAAGACTtttggagaacatcatcatttccaggttttttaacgttttatgacattttatggaccaaacgattactcgattaaccGTGAAAATATGCAGCTCTATGTGACATACATCACACTAACAATGTGGTGATGGCAAGGTAATCATTTTAGGATATTACGGGAATACAATCTCATTTCTACATATACAaaaatttttttacttttcatattCTCATTACAATGCTCTTACCTGGATATTACTGTGGAAATAAGATGATATAACTgtaatattatcacttgttttgtttttttaccacatttttGTTATTCAAGCTGTCTTTacgtgaatgggtgaatagcaAAAGCAGTTTTAAGTGgtcatcgagactagaaaagtgcaacatatataaaacaaaaacatgatgtttcCCAAAACCGATCAAAGTAAATTTTGTCCATAAAGCGAATAAAAAATAAGGATATTCTGCGATTAGGGCTGGCAGACACGCGGAAGGAAAATAATATCATcttgtcccttcagtgtttcaTACATACGTGACCATTATTTTGCACAGAAGCACAGCTTCTTatcataatgaaaaacaacacttcTGGATCTTCTGATCTGGAGGCAAAAGGCTAAATACACTTATTTCCGTTTGATTCTCTTTGATTTCTATGCATTTTAAATCTTCTATACAAACATATCATGGCTGCAACACATATCATTTTCCACctttttgttgtggtttgctAAATAATAGTTTAGAAGGTGCCCTGAAATAACGTGACACACGACTGTAGCTGCTGGAATGTCCgtgtctgtcttttattgtcACCCTTCTGTCCCGTCCTTCCTTGCTGTTAATCCACTTACTTTCCTTTCAGCCTGGTGTTCCATTCTTCCTCTTACTCTGTCCCACACCCTTTTCTCCTTCAGACCTGCGTCGATAACTAACACAGCGTGAGTATGATTTGTTTTAAGCAGCGTATACTGAAAGAAACATGCCCAGCTAAATGGTTTCTTTCAGGCTTTTAAAGGGAGGTAAAACATAAATTAGTACTGAAAAGACATGAAGTTCAAAGAGCAAGGAAGCCACGGGAAATTTAGTGTTGCTATGGAGAcacgtgtgtgttgttgtatgtgTAGCTTTgcaaagaccaaaaaaaaccatagggagtgaagacattttgggaaagtgaggacattttaactGGTTAACAGGGCTTTTTCTGGGTTAAGACCTTTCGGGTTAggcattgtgatggttaaggttagggtaagggttagccctcactacgaatgctgcacaaacgtgtgtgtgtgtgtgtgtatgtgtgtttatcatgcagtatgtgttttcaaatgagcaTACAGGACATTATCAAAAACTGTCACTATTCATATGCCACTTCATTCACAATGTGTAGTTTTGAATGCATGCTATATTTTATTCTAGTAAAACTACATGTTTTACTCTGTGTATCCGTGTATATTTTTCTATATCTTCTGCGCATATTTGCTGGAAAtatgtgttaaatatttaaaaaatctcCAAGCTAAACCCATGCTAAACTTTTTTAAAGCACATGGAGCTTAACTCATCTTTTAGGAGAAGAGTGAAGTTTGTGTGCAGACAGCATGACTCTGACATGCCCGTCTCTGATGTGAACCCCCTGCTTGCATGAATATTGTTCAAGCATCACATGAGCCAACTGTCGGCTGCACGTGCAGGGCGCACGGCATTGCCAACGAGGGAGGAGGCGCTGGATAGTGCGCATGATCCAGAGTAAacagcgaaagagagagagtgtgtgtatatgagaaCATTTAATCATCATTTCACAGCTTTTCCTTTAGGATTGACCAGCAAAGGACAGTTTGTGCAACATTGAGACGAGTGGGTTTTACAGTAGCTCATGCCACTGACAGGCGCTGACGGGCAGGAaggtttgttttggtgtttcagCACTGGACAGCTCTCCCCGCGTGTCTTCTACACCCAAGCACGTGCACTGGGAAATCAACACCTTTTAGCAGCCGGTGGGGGTGCACGAGCAGGACGCGCATGGCAGACtctccacatcatcatcatcatcatcctccacaCAACTGCTGCTGAAGTCTCGAGAGATGAGCATACCGGAGTTCCTGCTGGAAGTGTCCATCGTGGTGATAGCTGTAGTCTCGCTGGTGACGAATTTGTCAGTGCTGCTATGTTTCACCCAGAGCGCAGACTTAAGATCGCACGTGCCGGGACTCTTCATCCTGAACCTCTGCTTCTCCAACATCCTCCTCGCCATCATCAACATGCCCTCCACTTTCCTCGGCGTGGCCCAAAGCACAAAGCCCTTCGGGCACTTGTTCTGTCAGGCTGCCAGTTTCGCAGAGACTTTCCTCACCACTAATGCCATGCTGAGCATGGCCGCGCTGGGCATGGACAGGTGGATCGCGGTGGTGTTCCCCCTCAGTTACTCCAGCAAGATGCGCTACAGAGACGCACTTCTGATCGTGGCGTACTCGTGGCTGCACTCGCTCACTTTTTCTGTCACGCAGCTGCTGATGGACTGGGGAGGATACAGCCACACTTATGCCTCCTGCACTGTCCACCTGGACGGGGAGGAGAGGTCACAGGTGGCCGCCTATGCGACCTTCACGGTGCTGTTCCACCTCGGCAGTTTTGCGCTCTGCCTGTTCGTGCTGTGCTTCGCTTACCTGAAAGTTCTCAGAGTGGCCAGGTCCCACTGCAAGAGGATAGATGTCATCACGGTGCAGACTCTGCTTCTGCTGGTTGACATCCAGCCCAGGTAAAGTACAGTATACTGGTCTGGAGATGACACAGGCTCTGCAGTATGGGGGGGGGGCTCAAGTGAAAAAAGAGCACTCCTTCATAATTATTTATTGAggaaaaaagcagaaacagTGGCAAATCTTGTGCATagttaaattatattataataataatataatataatatataataataatattatatacttTTAATGCAGGATTGATGCAATGGGTCACATGAAAATTGAATATAAAGTTAGTCTTGCCTGGTTAAGAGAGCAAAAGCCTGCATCTATGCACGTCCATGCTGAGGGGTAGAGCTTTTATGTTGCATTGGAAGTTTGACTGAGGACATTTTAACACTTTCAGAACCATATACTTTATTCTCACTTTGACATATGCTTGGGAGTTATAGCCTGCAAATGAATTACCCTTCTAAGGATCAGTAAATGtagtagtaaaaaaacaaaaattgtccCAATGCACTTTACATGCAGGCTGAGACCTTACAGTTCATACACTGAACACGCATTCAAACATGTTTGGTTAAATCAGTCAATAATAgcaatacattttatgttttggTTCAATAGAGAAAGAATACAAATGCTTAACTTATAGACAAATTACTGGATGAACTGTATCCTTGTGAAATAAAGTCAGCATAGTCCCAAACCAAATCTAACAGCTTCTTTTTATATCTACGTAATAAAGTTTTTTATGGAATATGCTCATATCTGCAGATTTTTGTCTTGCCACTTATCTAAATGAGCTGTTTGTTGACTGTGTATGAGACATGAATAATTatctatcatcatcatctctctctgtgtgtgtgtgttagtgtgaagGACAGATGTCTGGCACAGCAGAAGAAGCGGAGGCAGCGTGCTACTAAAAAGATTTGCATCTTCATCGGCTCCTTCATCCTCTgcttttcaccctatgtcatAACAAGGTAACACACATGGCCCATATTTTCGATTAATTAATTGCATAACAGGGTGCATAATAACAGGGTACAGTCACTTTTCGGCAGGACCTGCCAAAAATCGACTGCACCCTATAACTCTAGATTGGCAGGGCTTACATTCTCTATCTTTTCAGCATGAGCAGTAGAGGATaccaggtgcatgtacagtgaatttggtcaatatcgctCCTTGCAATAAAGAGTTACAGGGTGCAGTCACTTTTCGGCAGGACCTGCCAAAATATGTGCACCATTCTTTcttgaagttgtgtttttttggcagatttATGCAGATTTTTCTGAGATAAAGTTTGTAGAAGTTCATTGAACCATATAAAATCTCATATAAGTGATTATGAAGACACtggattcttttttatttcttttttattttttattatctttacagTATGCACAACACACATGACCCACAAttctaaaaactaaaaaaacagatcaaattaAATCTACCAAACAACTTCAACcattctaaaataaaaaggtgtttaATCCAAATAAACCTAAATAAATCATACATAAATGTAATGTCCATAACTTGGACAACACtggacaaatacacaaaaaggGACACAGCCACAACACAAATGTTAAACGGTTAACGTCTGTAATGGGTTTCCTGTTGAACTGTGTTTCTTTATGGAACATGATTAAggtctgtttgtgttcctgGTGCAGGTTGTTGGAGTTGTTGCCGTCCATACACATCCCGCGGTACGTAGGCATTGCCACCAAATGTCTGTCCTACGCCAAGTCTTCCACTGACCCCTTTGTGTACTGTTTGCTGCGGCTGCAGTACAGGAAGGTCCTGGTCAGCGTGATAAACCGTCTTCTGGGGAAGGCTCATTACTCGCTGTCTGCCTACAGCACAAGCAGCATGTTGGACACCACAGATGACAAATACATCACCAGGATAACTTGAGTTTGGTGTGTTGTAGCTTTTTTTGGGTAACAATTCAATGCCTGCATGGTTTTCTGCAGCAGGTTTCAATGGTTACAGCAGCTTTGAAAAGCTGCTGCACTTTGGATGGAGAGAGGgcagtgccttgctcaagggcacttTAACTGAGGGCTGGACCATTGGACTGTTGTTGTCCACTGGGAGAAGTGAATGCTCGATGAGACGTCACCAGTCTGTGATGGTTGTCAAAGGCCCTTCACAGACAGATGTTTCCACAGGGCTCATCAGGTTGGCCAAGGGAACACTGCACCATATGTTTGCTATTACCATCAGTGTCAATGTTTTGAGTTTTCTTGAACTTGTCCTCATGTTTCAGTGAACAGCTGGACAAATTTTTGATCTACTGACTGTTTTGAATCTAATATTAATGCTTGTGCCATTGTTTAACACAAAACGTATATAAAAAATAGAATGGTGTGAGGATGTGAAGacgaaaacacaaagtaaataataaacttCACTGCCACAGACACACTATGACACTGTTATATGAGTTCATCATTTCTGGGCATACAGTGATACTGTTGTATGtgattaacccttagtgctcacacggcacagatctgtgccgcacgTTCACTCTTGGTAAATTGCCGCGGGaaaaatacacaactccttataaggacatcctggggtgtgtgtttataggtcatatCTTCAGGTAATTTGTTGTTGAGTTAAAGTTATGATTACTTttatatcacataaaaaaaataataaagtcaaaaaaatagaacattcttcttttatgtttgttcataaaaacaagccaagtgaactgaGGACCATTTCCAAAATTTCATATTTCAATCCaatttttgagtatttttgctcaggtgtgtttatatagttggtgaaaatgaaaaaaaaagaagaaatcatcagattgtctacaggttgtgctgaaaggatataagacactttatattgcacattcttatagcctctgaaAGCCTTtctttacagaggccaccattcTGTTTCTGGACTTAcatgagttaagttgaagatgtttcacctcccATCCAAGAAAATGTTTGAAGCAAAAACTCactacacaaatgaaaacaaccaaCATCCTTTCTACCAAGGTTCAGTCTGCACTCTTGTACACTTGACCTTTAAGGGCCCATACACAGGACAAACCACAAAGGGTCTGTATCAGCTTTTTATCCACGTGGAACTGGTGTTTTGGGATCCCAACATTCCagagtgttttcatgtgttcaacCAATCGGCAGCTTTGGGAACATGGTGATGTCACAGCTCTTTCTCTCTAAACCTTAACCCCATGAGGTATCgcctcacaacaacaaaaacaattgcaGATTACGCTGTATATGCATGCTGCACATCCTCTTATACGTTTTTGGCGTATTTGTGtggcagtgttacagcgccacatacaggcctggcgtAATACTACAGCTTTACAATCGTTTGAAGGGTTTCGTGTGTATGAGGACATTCcttgaaacaatgctgtgttttacGGAACAAGGGAAAAAAGATAATTTTTTCTGAGTGGATACGTGTTGGGTGTGCATGGACAATATGCGCAAACTGAATTTCCGCCACACCGAtagagtattaagccccgcttCGAACTGGAACTTTTCTTTCACCTAATAGCTCACTGTCATGGATGGAGCTGGTCTAGCTCCAGTCAGTCAAATGGAATGGATTGGgtcagttattttggtacaatCCCTAATGGAGACACAATTAATTAGGTATCCGAACCAAACCAGTCCAACGGCTTCAATCATCTGCTGACTCTTCAGATTCATCTTGTGACCCCCTGTGAGGTCCCGCACCCTATGTTTGGAACCACCGCCACAGGCATAATAACCTACCTGCAAAAGTCTAATGATAGATGATTGTAGAGTGTGGAAGAAGAGGTTTGATGACACACTAATGGAGCACACAACTATTCTTACATGTAATTGTTGAACAGAGCGCGCAGCCCCTTCACGTCAAACAATACAGACATGAACTCCTGTCGCTCCCACCCCCATAGGCCACGTTTCTTACTCGTGGAGCACACACACGCGGAGTTACGTGCAGTGAAATATGATCGTCTCTCGCTCGTAATAACGCAGCAGTGTGCCACAGTTCTGACGTGCCGCACTTCTGCTTTTCGGGTCAGGGATGCTCCACACAGACAAAGGCAGGAAGTGTCTGTAATGTAGGTGGTAATTATCATTTAAGCAGGACAACGGAAAACTTGCAGTTTTTTTCCAAAGCTTcaatcccccccccacacacacgcgcgcgcacagaCAGTGCCACATCACAAGCCGCCGTTTTCAAGAAGCTTTCTGCGCCGCAACATGCATTCAGGAGTTTTGGTGCTGTTTCTCTCCTTGGCGAAGAGTTGCTGGTGCGCCccgcagcagcagagctgtgaTCCTGCAGACGAGCGTTTGGGTAAGGTCACTTCGGTTTTAAACAAAAAGTaggattttcttttcctgtaaAGATTTAAATGTTATGACGTATCATGACTGACATGtgattaaatgtgtaaaaactgaCATTAATTAGGGTCGCGTTACATTTATGCCGAGTGAGTGTCTCAATTATGACTTTCCTGGCCTGTGTCAGTTTATTGTaggtgaaataaaatgtgtttattcaaaCGCAAACAAATGCCTCATACAGACATGCTCaatgcaccaaaacaaaacGTGATGTGCTGGCTGATTGATCATGCGTAACACAAGTTAAAGCAAACAGAGCCCTTGCTTGCGCAACCGTGACTGCACAAACACGCACCCAAACGCACCCCCCTCCACCCCGAAACGTTCACAGTGAGAGTATGCAGAGGTATGAATGCTCTCATACGTTGTCAGTGTTGCAGACACTTTGTcacctgatgttttttttaaacacacatcacatcagtcTTGAGATTAACAGTTTAAATGAGGAGTTCAGGGATGTGTGGAACCCATGCTTTTGGTGATGTCGCCTCCTAGCGTTTTATTTGTGTCTCACTAGAGTTTTCTCGGCTTTACTTTCACAGGAAGATGCACTAACACCGATGTGAATGGATATGGAGAAAGACGTAGGTGGAATCATCCCTCCCCCCCCTTAACATTTCACCCAGAAATAAATGGGAAAAAAGTACagatgtcacatttcaaagtataaaaacaaaagtgattaCAGCTGTATAAAATATTACACGAGTGCTTGGCTGTGCTTTGTGCTTGGGTGAATTTTCAGACCCTGACCTGGTCCTCGGGGTTGTAAAAACAGTCTGAAATACCAAGTGCAAGATGAAACAGGCCTGCTCTTCAGATATTCAGTGTGAAGGGAAAGACAGCTGCAGCGCCTGAGCTGAGTCTGCAGGGCAGCAGAATTTATGCAGCATCAAATATCCCTCAGTTTTGTAGTAGATAATAACATTTCTACCATTACTCAGCACTGTAGCCCTTAAATAAATgtagctgttttctttttaaacaacatgGCTTTAGATCTTTTGACTCAGCAGGATCTAAAatatgtgtgtacagtataaacaCTATCAGTAATTATTGTAATATAGTTTTGTTCAATAGTAATATGACAAAAGTTCAGTACATACTCACCATATAGGTACACATGTGCCAGGACTGGCAGTTTCTGAAAAACTCAGACCAGCCCTTTATCAATGTGCTGCATTCAAAGTCAATCAAGTCCCTTTTCTGATCAGTTTGAACTTCGgcaggttgtcttgaccatgtctcCATGTCTAAATGCACCATGTGATTGGCTAATTAGATACTtgtgttaacaagcagttggacaggtgtacctaatgaagtggccagtgagtgtatattacattttatgtattgTAAAAACACCCTGAGATAAAACACATATAAGACTCTTGAGTGATTAACcaacaataattatattattcattcatatattatgATAATTGGCAATATCATCCAGCCTTAAATGTACGGTTAGTAAAATGCTCACTGTACATTTGCTCTGTAAAGCTGATCTGGCTCGATATATTGTAAATATATAAGGCTATTTCTTGTTAGATTAAGGAAAAACACCAATTCAAACAATCAGGTGACTGTGCAAATTAAAATTATTtcacctaaattttacacactgcacctttattGTATGTAAACCTTTCCAAAGGCTTCCCATATCTACTTTCCTCCTACAGCTACCTGTACGGAGCTCAACCTGGGTTACTGCAATGATATGGAATACTCGAGGTAAGTCAGAGTGGCTGGTCCTAATAAAGATGGCAGTGTCATTTTAAGCCGTTGTAGTTACTATTTTTGATCtacttatatattttttaaatcctgcTGCTCCAGAACCATATTCCCAAACATCCTGGGCCACCGCAGTCGCGTGGAGGCTGAATCAGGAGCTGAGTATCTCCTCCTCAGTGTCATTCACGGCCTGCTCAATGGTGAGTGCACCCCTGAGATACGTCTCGTAGGTTGCTCGGTGCTTGCCTCACCGTGCCAGAACAACAAGATGATCAAACCATGCCGCAGCACGTGCGAGGCATTGAGGAAGGACTGTATTCATGCCTTTGAGGCCATTGAAATGGCCTGGCCCTATTTCCTTGACTGTGACCGCTTCTTTGCCAGTGAACAAGAGGGCTGCTTTGACCCACTGGCTGGGATGAGAGGTAAAACTCACACTTGTCTTTTGTGCTGCTATCACCAGTCCACATCTTGtgcactgtaaaacaaacaaataatactCCTCCAAAACCCCTGGTATGCCTTCTCCAGCCAGACAAGAGGTAGCAATGTCCAGCCTCTCTCCTGAAGAACCCAGCACCATCATCCAGTTCACCTACACCTCCAACACCCAGATGTACAGCTTACTGAAGAGAACAGCAGCCAAGTGTTCCCATATCTCTCACGTCTACAGTATCGGACGCAGCACCGAGGGCAGAGATTTGCTGGTTATTGAGTTCACCAACAATCCTGGAAGGCACGAGCTACGTGAGTTTAAAACTGTAGCGTAACATTGTGGTCACATTATTCTTACAATGCTGCTGTGCAATTGATGCGAACAAGACACTGATGCTTCATCCCTCTTTAGTATCAGTATcatagtgacatctaatggtgagactgtagattgggtctcccctctctttctcaagCACATCAGAGAACTATGGTGAACTTCACATACTAGAAAGGATGCCATTCTCCTTTGTTTGCTTAATAAGCTTCAACTTCAAAAAGCAAAACGCATGCTCTGGTTGGTTTGTTCATTCAGGcttctgtaaaaacatggtaatGTAACAGCCCCTGcaaagtacatataaaatacCTACTTCAAGGTATATTTAAGTGATTATGCACTTATGCAAACATACTGTAGGTTTTCCAATAAAACCCATCCGGAATCCGGAGTTTATGGCTGACGTGCGTTCCCGGAAAAGTGTCCTTCACGATAGCTCATATTTTTAGATGTATTcgataaaaatcacaaaaggaaAAGTGTACATACATCCACAGATCGACTCTTAACACGTCTGAACACGGTCAGAAAACCGCAAACTCCTCTCACTCTCAAGCCATCCCACACCTTTAGTGAACTTACTTAAAGATTCCCTTAAAGCTacaggtgacagacagacacacgcacagagcCTCTAAAAACAATATTCACTCCCACTCCATGAAGTAACAAattgtaacattttaaatgaattaccaATGCTTGCAACAAATATAGTTCAAAtactaattaaataataattaggaTTTAACGTAACACTTTTAAACGTGGTTAAATCATCAAAACTAATATTTATCCAAAACTGAAACTACTATGAAATACATAAATTATTCATATGGCACCTACTattaaatttctgccaataaaccctgctAAAGTtcacacattggacctttaacagGTGCTTGTTCACAAACTGAAAACTATAAAGATACAAACAGTGAGAGAAACCAAAACAATATGCTGAAAGACCTTATACAGTTGTATT from Solea senegalensis isolate Sse05_10M linkage group LG6, IFAPA_SoseM_1, whole genome shotgun sequence harbors:
- the LOC122771528 gene encoding G-protein coupled receptor 26-like, producing MSIPEFLLEVSIVVIAVVSLVTNLSVLLCFTQSADLRSHVPGLFILNLCFSNILLAIINMPSTFLGVAQSTKPFGHLFCQAASFAETFLTTNAMLSMAALGMDRWIAVVFPLSYSSKMRYRDALLIVAYSWLHSLTFSVTQLLMDWGGYSHTYASCTVHLDGEERSQVAAYATFTVLFHLGSFALCLFVLCFAYLKVLRVARSHCKRIDVITVQTLLLLVDIQPSVKDRCLAQQKKRRQRATKKICIFIGSFILCFSPYVITRLLELLPSIHIPRYVGIATKCLSYAKSSTDPFVYCLLRLQYRKVLVSVINRLLGKAHYSLSAYSTSSMLDTTDDKYITRIT